From one Streptomyces sp. SCSIO 30461 genomic stretch:
- a CDS encoding O-methyltransferase — protein sequence MTDHQWKALDAYFTEHLSPDDEALSAAVAASTAAGLPDIAVAPNQGKLLQLLAAGQGARKILEIGTLGGYSTIWLGRALPTDGRLVTLEYKPENAEVARANIARAGLDKIVEVRTGAALDSLAQLESENAGPFDFFFIDADKVNNPNYVEWAVKLGRPGSLIVVDNVGRGGEVADASSEDDAVRSTRRMIEMVGKHPRLSATAVQTVGARGYDGFLLARVLD from the coding sequence ATGACTGACCATCAATGGAAAGCCTTGGACGCCTACTTCACCGAGCACCTCTCCCCGGACGACGAGGCACTGAGCGCGGCGGTCGCCGCGAGTACCGCGGCAGGCCTGCCCGACATCGCCGTGGCCCCCAACCAGGGCAAGCTGCTGCAGCTGCTCGCCGCCGGCCAGGGCGCGCGGAAGATCCTGGAGATCGGCACGCTCGGCGGCTACAGCACCATCTGGCTGGGCCGTGCGCTGCCCACCGACGGCCGGCTGGTGACCCTGGAGTACAAGCCCGAGAACGCCGAAGTGGCCCGGGCCAACATCGCGCGAGCGGGCCTCGACAAGATCGTCGAGGTGCGCACGGGCGCGGCGCTCGACTCCCTCGCGCAGCTGGAGAGCGAGAACGCCGGTCCGTTCGACTTCTTCTTCATCGACGCGGACAAGGTGAACAACCCCAACTACGTGGAGTGGGCGGTGAAGCTGGGCCGTCCGGGCAGCCTGATCGTCGTGGACAACGTGGGCCGCGGAGGCGAGGTGGCCGACGCTTCCAGCGAGGACGACGCCGTGCGAAGCACCCGTCGCATGATCGAGATGGTCGGCAAGCACCCGAGGCTGAGCGCCACGGCGGTCCAGACGGTGGGAGCCCGGGGCTACGACGGCTTCCTCCTCGCCCGGGTGCTGGACTGA
- a CDS encoding antibiotic biosynthesis monooxygenase, translated as MSIVKINVLSVSPEQRETLEKRFGARAGMVESSDGFEWFELLRPVEGTDQYLVYTRWRDEESFQAWMEGPMKAAHQGGGEGGERPRPAASGSEVWSFEVVQQAAPRQG; from the coding sequence ATGAGCATCGTGAAGATCAACGTCCTTTCCGTGTCACCCGAGCAGCGCGAAACCCTGGAGAAGCGCTTCGGCGCCCGTGCCGGCATGGTCGAGTCATCCGACGGCTTCGAGTGGTTCGAGCTGCTCCGCCCGGTGGAGGGCACCGACCAGTACCTCGTCTACACGCGCTGGCGGGACGAGGAGTCCTTCCAGGCGTGGATGGAGGGCCCGATGAAGGCCGCGCATCAGGGCGGTGGCGAGGGCGGCGAGCGGCCCCGACCGGCGGCGAGCGGCTCCGAGGTCTGGTCCTTCGAGGTGGTGCAGCAGGCCGCCCCAAGGCAGGGCTGA
- a CDS encoding PRC-barrel domain-containing protein → MEHHIWTHSDASGHRPGTSLVGFTVEAAYSGEGSIGTIGEHAEDVGRSYIVVDTGHWIFTKHALLPARIITRVDADERIVYVDCTKKQIREAPPYGSPGQDPIAMEQFSRHYGTPHS, encoded by the coding sequence ATGGAACACCATATTTGGACCCATTCGGACGCGTCCGGCCACCGTCCCGGAACCAGCCTGGTCGGCTTCACGGTCGAAGCCGCCTATTCGGGCGAGGGCAGCATCGGCACGATCGGTGAGCACGCGGAGGACGTGGGCAGGTCGTACATCGTGGTCGACACGGGACACTGGATCTTCACCAAGCACGCTCTGCTGCCGGCCAGGATCATCACCCGCGTCGACGCCGACGAGCGGATCGTGTACGTCGACTGCACGAAGAAGCAGATCAGGGAGGCGCCTCCATACGGCTCTCCCGGGCAGGATCCGATCGCCATGGAGCAGTTCTCACGGCACTACGGGACACCGCATTCGTGA
- a CDS encoding GNAT family N-acetyltransferase, with protein MTTWSMRAERFDTADATALRRDYYAEVAGRYWRRPATTAEVAEGLTGDGVERLDAPTGAFVVGRHAERAGACGGVLLLDTDTAELTRVYIRPGLRGTGGGALLLGTLEDAARRLGAKRMVLNTRQDLIEARTLYSRNGYVAIPAYCQGPYMDVWCGKDL; from the coding sequence ATGACGACCTGGTCCATGCGCGCCGAGCGCTTCGACACCGCCGATGCCACGGCGCTGCGCCGCGACTACTACGCCGAGGTCGCCGGCCGGTACTGGCGGCGCCCCGCGACGACGGCCGAGGTGGCCGAAGGTCTGACCGGGGACGGTGTGGAGCGGTTGGATGCGCCCACCGGGGCGTTCGTCGTGGGGCGGCACGCCGAGCGGGCCGGCGCATGCGGGGGTGTGCTGCTGCTGGACACCGACACCGCCGAGCTGACCCGGGTGTACATACGGCCCGGGCTGCGTGGCACGGGCGGCGGCGCCCTGCTGCTGGGCACTCTTGAGGACGCGGCCCGGCGGCTGGGCGCGAAGCGCATGGTGCTCAACACACGGCAGGACCTCATCGAGGCGCGGACGCTGTACTCGCGCAACGGGTACGTGGCGATCCCGGCGTACTGCCAGGGGCCGTACATGGACGTCTGGTGCGGCAAGGATCTCTGA
- a CDS encoding MFS transporter, which translates to MAQDLTSPAVNPGPAPGPGAGRSRRSVLVSIGALLLGLMLASLDQTIVATALPTIVSDLGGLAHLSWVVTAYLLAATAATPLWGKLGDQYGRKRLFQLAIVIFLIGSALCGIAQDMTQLIAFRALQGLGGGGLIVLSMAIVGDIVSPRERGRYQGLFGAVFGATSVLGPLLGGLFTQHLSWRWVFYINLPVGIVALFVIAVALHIPARSTRHAIDYLGTFLIAAVATCLVLVASLGGTTWAWNSVQIVGLAVLGVVLLLLFVHVERDAAEPVLPLRLFRIRTFTLVSVISFIVGFAMFGAMTFLPTFLQVVQGVTPTMSGVHMLPMVAGLLLTSTVSGQIVSRTGRWKVFPVLGTAVTALGLLLLHQLQEGTPFWETGIYFFVFGCGLGMVIQVLVLAVQNAVTYQDLGVATSGATFFRSIGASFGVAVFGSIFNNLLHARLAGALAAHPLPPGTGPTAGQVAADPRTIAELPPAVRPQALHAFSTAITDVFLYAAPIVLIAFVFACLLREDRLRGSVTAPEGTETLASNPVHRSSYDECARALSVLGSREGRRAIYVKITRVAGLDLTPAASWLLLRIRRHGIVEPSRLAEATDVPIKAIIEASRQVEERGFARREGMSLVLTDKGVEATAKLSAAREESLAALLGDWWGPERPTDLAQLLKELTAELCGSDGERPYSGEPHRDHEAWHNDHPDQPPG; encoded by the coding sequence ATGGCGCAGGATCTGACCAGCCCGGCCGTGAATCCCGGCCCGGCGCCCGGCCCCGGCGCTGGACGCAGCCGTCGCAGCGTGCTCGTCTCGATCGGCGCGCTGCTGCTCGGCCTGATGCTCGCGTCCCTGGACCAGACCATCGTCGCGACGGCCCTGCCGACCATCGTCAGCGATCTCGGCGGCCTGGCGCACCTGTCCTGGGTCGTCACGGCGTATCTGCTGGCCGCCACCGCCGCCACCCCCCTCTGGGGGAAGCTGGGCGACCAGTACGGGCGCAAGAGGCTCTTCCAGCTCGCGATCGTCATCTTCCTCATCGGTTCCGCGCTGTGCGGAATCGCCCAGGACATGACACAGCTCATCGCCTTCCGCGCCCTCCAGGGCCTCGGCGGCGGCGGGCTCATCGTCCTCTCGATGGCGATCGTCGGCGACATCGTCTCGCCGCGCGAGCGCGGACGCTACCAAGGGCTGTTCGGTGCGGTGTTCGGCGCGACCAGCGTGCTCGGACCCCTGCTCGGGGGCCTGTTCACCCAGCATCTGAGCTGGCGCTGGGTGTTCTACATCAACCTGCCCGTGGGCATCGTGGCCCTGTTCGTCATCGCGGTCGCGCTGCACATACCGGCCCGCAGCACCCGTCACGCCATCGACTACCTCGGCACCTTCCTGATCGCCGCCGTCGCCACCTGCCTCGTGCTCGTCGCCTCGCTCGGCGGTACCACCTGGGCTTGGAACTCGGTGCAGATCGTGGGCCTCGCGGTGCTGGGCGTGGTGCTCCTGCTGCTGTTCGTCCACGTCGAGCGGGACGCGGCCGAGCCCGTGCTGCCGCTCAGACTCTTCCGGATCCGCACCTTCACCCTGGTGTCGGTGATCAGCTTCATCGTCGGCTTCGCGATGTTCGGCGCGATGACCTTTTTGCCGACGTTCCTCCAGGTCGTACAGGGCGTCACCCCCACGATGTCCGGGGTGCACATGCTTCCGATGGTCGCCGGGCTACTGCTCACCTCCACGGTGTCGGGCCAGATCGTCAGCCGGACGGGGCGCTGGAAGGTGTTCCCGGTGCTCGGCACCGCCGTCACCGCGCTAGGTCTGCTGCTGCTCCACCAGCTCCAGGAGGGCACCCCCTTCTGGGAGACGGGGATCTACTTCTTCGTGTTCGGCTGCGGGCTCGGCATGGTCATCCAGGTGCTGGTGCTGGCCGTGCAGAACGCCGTCACGTACCAGGACCTCGGCGTGGCGACATCCGGTGCGACCTTCTTCCGGTCCATCGGGGCGTCGTTCGGGGTGGCCGTATTCGGCTCGATCTTCAACAACCTGCTCCACGCCCGGCTCGCCGGCGCGCTCGCCGCCCACCCGCTGCCGCCCGGCACCGGACCCACCGCCGGCCAGGTCGCCGCAGACCCGCGCACCATCGCCGAACTCCCGCCGGCGGTACGGCCACAGGCACTGCATGCCTTCTCGACCGCCATCACGGACGTGTTCCTGTACGCGGCCCCGATCGTCCTGATCGCCTTCGTGTTCGCCTGCCTCCTGCGGGAGGACAGGCTGCGCGGCTCCGTCACCGCTCCGGAGGGCACCGAGACGCTGGCCTCCAACCCCGTCCACCGGTCCTCGTACGACGAGTGCGCCCGCGCACTGTCGGTGCTCGGGTCGCGCGAGGGGCGCCGGGCCATCTATGTGAAGATCACCCGGGTCGCCGGGCTGGATCTGACGCCCGCGGCCAGCTGGCTGCTGCTGCGGATCAGGCGGCACGGAATCGTCGAACCGTCCCGGCTCGCCGAAGCCACCGACGTGCCGATCAAAGCGATCATCGAGGCGTCCCGGCAGGTGGAGGAGCGCGGGTTCGCCCGGCGCGAGGGGATGTCGCTGGTGCTGACGGACAAGGGTGTCGAGGCGACCGCGAAGCTGTCGGCGGCCAGGGAGGAGTCCCTGGCGGCGCTGCTCGGCGACTGGTGGGGGCCGGAGCGGCCCACGGACCTGGCTCAGTTGCTGAAGGAGCTCACCGCCGAGCTGTGCGGCTCGGACGGCGAGCGCCCGTACAGCGGTGAACCGCACCGCGACCACGAGGCATGGCACAACGACCACCCGGACCAGCCGCCGGGGTGA
- a CDS encoding peptidoglycan-binding domain-containing protein → MTGRACPECGGASPTRRCACTVRAERDAERTAELAAAEDFDPLRIRPYVTLPTPPGADPGHAPPGRFRTQEIPEIQEISHGHEYAYEIPAPGAASPAAPPREPARRRGPGVLIAAAAAAAALGTGAAFAGGLFSGDKGGTDQALPDIETVEPFLSAAPKAPSSGTPSASKKPGASPSASPSARTSSPSASASADVSPSVSASRASGASASPSGTAFPSPLVSRSPAAPTTTAALRRGDSGSEVVELQERLAQFGLYDGPSHGRFDGHVEWAVAYFQAIRGITDDSQGVYGPVTRKALEAETQYPYDDGWGDDGSKSGNGGRH, encoded by the coding sequence ATGACGGGACGCGCTTGTCCTGAATGCGGCGGCGCATCGCCGACACGCAGATGCGCCTGCACGGTGCGCGCCGAGCGGGATGCCGAGCGCACGGCGGAGCTCGCGGCGGCCGAGGACTTCGACCCGCTGCGGATCAGGCCGTATGTGACGCTGCCGACCCCGCCCGGGGCAGACCCCGGGCATGCTCCCCCGGGCCGCTTCCGCACCCAGGAAATACCCGAGATCCAGGAGATCTCCCACGGACACGAGTACGCGTACGAGATCCCCGCGCCGGGAGCCGCGAGCCCGGCCGCGCCGCCCAGGGAACCCGCTCGCCGCCGCGGCCCGGGGGTGCTGATCGCCGCGGCCGCCGCCGCGGCCGCGCTGGGCACCGGGGCGGCGTTCGCCGGAGGGCTGTTCTCCGGCGACAAGGGCGGAACCGACCAGGCGCTCCCCGACATCGAGACGGTGGAGCCCTTCCTGAGCGCCGCCCCCAAAGCCCCCTCGTCCGGCACCCCGTCGGCCTCGAAGAAGCCCGGCGCTTCCCCGTCCGCTTCCCCCTCGGCACGCACGTCGTCCCCTTCGGCCTCCGCGTCCGCAGACGTGTCACCTTCCGTGTCCGCATCCCGGGCCTCGGGCGCCTCGGCATCGCCGTCCGGCACGGCCTTCCCCAGTCCTCTGGTGTCGCGGAGCCCCGCCGCACCCACCACGACTGCCGCCCTCCGGCGGGGCGACAGCGGCTCCGAAGTCGTCGAGTTGCAGGAGCGTCTCGCGCAGTTCGGGCTGTACGACGGCCCCAGCCACGGCCGCTTCGACGGCCACGTGGAGTGGGCCGTGGCGTACTTCCAGGCGATCCGCGGCATCACGGACGACTCCCAGGGGGTCTACGGCCCGGTCACTCGCAAGGCCCTGGAGGCGGAGACCCAGTACCCGTACGACGACGGATGGGGCGACGACGGCTCGAAGAGCGGCAACGGCGGACGTCACTGA
- a CDS encoding HAD-IA family hydrolase: MPAIRTSSAMTARALLLDMDGTLVDSDAVVERVWRGWAVDHGLDPDEALKVVHGRQGYATMAALLPHRPMSENHAENRELLAAETADMDGVVPIVGAPAFMKAIADLPHALVTSANAPLATARMGAAGLPMPQVRITAECVGASKPDPEGFLKAAAELGFAPDDCVVFEDSEAGITAARAAGMRVVGVGPRAAAFAPDIQVADLGALAVTAGPNGTFTLTAG; encoded by the coding sequence ATGCCGGCCATCCGCACCTCGTCCGCAATGACCGCTCGTGCCCTGCTTCTCGACATGGACGGCACCCTGGTCGATTCCGACGCAGTCGTCGAGCGCGTCTGGCGCGGCTGGGCCGTCGACCACGGGCTGGACCCCGACGAGGCACTCAAGGTCGTCCATGGTCGGCAGGGCTACGCCACGATGGCGGCTCTGCTGCCGCACCGCCCGATGAGCGAGAACCACGCCGAGAACCGTGAGTTGCTGGCGGCCGAGACCGCCGACATGGACGGCGTCGTCCCGATCGTGGGAGCACCGGCCTTCATGAAGGCCATCGCGGACCTGCCGCACGCACTCGTCACCTCGGCGAACGCGCCGCTCGCCACTGCCCGGATGGGCGCCGCAGGCCTGCCCATGCCGCAGGTGCGGATCACCGCGGAATGTGTGGGCGCCAGCAAGCCCGATCCGGAAGGGTTCCTCAAGGCCGCCGCTGAGCTGGGTTTCGCCCCGGATGACTGCGTGGTCTTCGAGGACTCCGAGGCGGGCATCACCGCGGCCCGCGCGGCGGGGATGCGCGTCGTCGGTGTGGGCCCCCGCGCCGCAGCCTTCGCGCCGGACATCCAGGTGGCGGACCTCGGCGCGCTCGCGGTGACCGCCGGCCCGAACGGCACGTTCACCCTCACCGCCGGCTGA
- a CDS encoding macro domain-containing protein, whose translation MLLTHTLAAFGLLSGLVQLVVQLFSLTFSEPSLVIAATAVLSVTWGAIQAFPPVSAARSFGHPGTQVRVVVGDLFDQRAHIVVGFTDTFDTSVADDRVISRSSVQGQLLQHWYAGSQQALDLALTEALERSPVDAVESRADKPFGKLERYPVGTVAVLSHNGRKAFGLAYSHLGNNLVAESSTERLWVSLCRLWEAVYEHGHREPLAIPIIGAALARVDTLSQENLLKMILLSFTAASRDRVVTRELTVVVHPTALHEINILEIRHFLINL comes from the coding sequence GTGCTTCTCACACACACACTGGCGGCATTCGGTCTTCTGTCCGGCCTGGTGCAGCTGGTGGTTCAACTCTTCTCGCTGACCTTCTCAGAGCCTTCGCTCGTGATCGCCGCCACCGCGGTTCTCAGTGTCACGTGGGGAGCGATCCAGGCGTTTCCCCCGGTGTCAGCAGCACGCTCATTCGGACACCCCGGAACGCAAGTGCGTGTCGTCGTGGGCGACTTGTTCGACCAGCGTGCACACATCGTCGTGGGCTTCACCGACACGTTCGACACGAGCGTCGCGGACGATCGCGTGATCAGCCGTTCCAGCGTGCAGGGACAGCTGCTTCAGCACTGGTACGCGGGGAGCCAGCAGGCGCTGGACCTCGCGCTCACCGAGGCGTTGGAACGAAGCCCGGTCGATGCGGTCGAGTCCCGTGCCGACAAGCCGTTCGGAAAGCTCGAACGCTACCCGGTGGGCACCGTAGCGGTCCTGTCCCACAACGGTCGCAAGGCGTTCGGCCTGGCATACAGCCATCTGGGGAACAACCTCGTTGCCGAGTCCAGCACCGAGAGGCTTTGGGTGAGCCTGTGCCGGCTTTGGGAGGCGGTCTATGAGCACGGGCATCGCGAACCGCTCGCGATACCGATCATCGGCGCGGCATTGGCACGGGTCGACACGCTGAGTCAGGAAAACCTACTGAAGATGATCCTGCTCTCATTCACAGCGGCTTCGCGGGACCGCGTGGTGACCCGTGAACTCACGGTTGTCGTACACCCGACGGCTCTCCATGAGATCAACATCCTCGAGATCCGTCATTTCCTCATCAACCTGTAG
- a CDS encoding toll/interleukin-1 receptor domain-containing protein: MTEAKAFLSWSTRDPRIEPLAQLFRQWLGSLFEGRIDSFFSREIQPGEHTIPRIYQALNEADFGFIFLSQRTARSPWVIYESGCLNPSLRAGKVFPLLFDLSPNELRSLCPPLADFQAVSLRNAQDVRRLTEKICQLLDLNDTQVIEIREKFHRTFPQLERAITETVDSKRLLPDRFTGTLTYNDNIAGSRNFQMPGVFDQYQRELFLVGNNLNFLLNLHNNEEMFGALLDSLMEDPSKRARILIADLWDDKILYTYNKVIFGSALSEFSGLNDVLTNPESRFYLDRFIAARAGSKIHRRLRRQLTIKKIGLLVDTFWFVDPDNTSLSGDLLFALMTAVTGRERPVFYVSQSENPGLYSKYFDMCQAAFDLSADVLWPPADQEPGRRSMPDPPQPASAS; encoded by the coding sequence ATGACGGAAGCCAAGGCGTTCTTGAGTTGGTCCACCCGCGATCCGCGGATCGAACCACTGGCGCAACTCTTCCGGCAGTGGCTCGGCTCCCTGTTCGAAGGGCGTATAGACTCCTTCTTCTCACGCGAGATCCAGCCGGGTGAGCACACGATTCCGAGGATCTACCAGGCGCTCAACGAAGCGGACTTCGGCTTCATCTTCCTGTCGCAAAGGACGGCCCGGAGCCCGTGGGTGATCTATGAGAGCGGGTGCCTCAATCCCTCCCTGCGTGCAGGCAAGGTATTCCCCCTGCTGTTCGACCTCTCTCCGAACGAACTCCGTTCCCTATGCCCTCCGCTTGCCGACTTCCAGGCCGTATCGTTGCGCAACGCTCAGGACGTTCGACGCCTGACCGAGAAGATCTGTCAACTCCTGGACCTCAACGACACGCAAGTGATCGAAATCCGAGAGAAGTTCCACCGGACCTTTCCTCAGCTGGAACGGGCGATCACCGAAACGGTGGACAGCAAGCGACTGCTTCCCGATCGCTTCACCGGAACCTTGACCTACAACGACAATATCGCCGGGTCACGCAATTTCCAGATGCCGGGGGTATTCGATCAGTATCAGCGGGAACTCTTCCTCGTCGGAAACAATCTGAATTTCCTGTTGAATCTGCACAACAATGAGGAGATGTTCGGCGCGCTCCTGGACTCACTCATGGAGGATCCATCGAAGAGGGCCCGCATACTCATAGCCGACTTATGGGACGACAAGATCCTCTACACATACAACAAGGTAATCTTCGGCAGCGCCCTGTCGGAGTTCTCGGGCCTGAACGACGTGCTCACCAACCCGGAATCGCGCTTCTACCTCGACCGGTTCATCGCCGCGCGGGCGGGAAGCAAAATACATCGACGACTGCGAAGGCAACTCACGATCAAGAAGATCGGACTACTGGTCGACACCTTCTGGTTCGTCGATCCGGATAACACCTCGCTCTCCGGCGACCTCCTTTTCGCCCTCATGACGGCGGTCACGGGGCGGGAACGCCCGGTGTTCTACGTGAGTCAGTCGGAGAACCCCGGTCTCTACTCCAAGTACTTCGACATGTGCCAGGCTGCCTTCGACTTGAGTGCGGACGTCCTGTGGCCTCCAGCGGATCAGGAACCCGGCCGGCGCTCCATGCCTGATCCGCCTCAGCCCGCGAGCGCCTCGTAG
- a CDS encoding TMEM165/GDT1 family protein: MLSFSILAITFGVVFLAELPDKTALAGLMLGTRYKASYVFAGVAAAFTVHVGLAVAAGSVLTLLPQRLVQAVVGVLFLSGAAMLLLKKDDEDEEQIKAPADQSFWKVSGAGFMLILIAEFGDLTQIMTANLAARYDDPLSVGLGAVLALWAVAGLGIAGGRTLMKYVPLRLITKAGAGLMLALAGFSLYEALAG, encoded by the coding sequence GTGCTCAGCTTCTCGATCCTGGCGATCACCTTCGGCGTCGTCTTCCTCGCCGAGCTCCCCGACAAGACCGCCCTGGCCGGGCTGATGCTCGGCACGCGCTACAAGGCCTCCTATGTCTTCGCCGGGGTCGCGGCCGCCTTCACCGTCCATGTCGGTCTCGCCGTCGCGGCGGGCAGCGTGCTGACGCTGCTGCCGCAGCGGCTGGTGCAGGCGGTCGTCGGCGTCCTCTTCCTCTCGGGCGCGGCGATGCTGCTGCTCAAGAAGGACGACGAGGACGAGGAGCAGATCAAGGCTCCGGCGGACCAGTCCTTCTGGAAGGTCTCCGGAGCCGGCTTCATGCTGATCCTGATCGCCGAGTTCGGTGATCTGACCCAGATCATGACCGCGAACCTGGCGGCCCGCTACGACGACCCGCTGTCGGTCGGACTCGGCGCCGTGCTGGCGCTGTGGGCCGTGGCGGGACTGGGGATCGCAGGCGGGCGGACGTTGATGAAGTACGTGCCGCTGCGGCTGATCACCAAGGCGGGGGCAGGGCTGATGCTCGCGCTCGCGGGCTTCAGCCTCTACGAGGCGCTCGCGGGCTGA
- a CDS encoding ABC transporter permease, which translates to MLLPVNVTFGVVLAALLVTSAIVAALAHLGAHRSREIAVAGLRAAVQLAAVSFLIGWVVRAVPLLLAFLLLMYAVAVRTAGRRITPNGTWWHTALPIGAGVAPVVAVLLLTGLVPVKGITLIPVTGILIGGALTATVLGGRRALDELAQRHGEVEAGMAVGLPDRDARMEVARDAASDALLPGLDQTRTVGLVTLPGAFVGMLLGGASPLQAGVVQLFVLVGLMAVQTIAVALVLELVARGLLHRDPRPPRTPRASRSLSGAEGE; encoded by the coding sequence GTGCTGCTGCCGGTCAACGTCACCTTCGGAGTCGTGCTCGCCGCGCTCCTGGTCACCTCCGCCATCGTCGCCGCCCTCGCCCACCTCGGTGCGCACCGTTCGCGTGAGATCGCCGTCGCCGGGCTGCGGGCCGCGGTCCAGTTGGCCGCGGTCTCGTTCCTCATCGGCTGGGTGGTGAGGGCCGTCCCCCTGCTGCTCGCCTTCCTGCTGTTGATGTACGCCGTCGCGGTACGCACCGCCGGGCGCCGTATCACCCCGAACGGCACCTGGTGGCACACGGCGCTGCCCATCGGCGCCGGTGTGGCGCCCGTCGTCGCGGTGCTGCTGCTCACCGGGCTCGTGCCGGTCAAAGGGATCACGCTCATCCCGGTCACCGGCATCCTCATCGGCGGGGCGCTCACCGCGACCGTGCTCGGCGGGCGGCGGGCCCTCGACGAGCTGGCGCAACGCCATGGCGAAGTGGAGGCGGGGATGGCCGTCGGTCTGCCGGACCGCGACGCCCGCATGGAGGTCGCCCGGGACGCGGCGTCCGACGCGTTGCTGCCCGGACTCGACCAGACCAGGACCGTGGGGCTGGTCACGCTCCCCGGGGCGTTCGTCGGGATGCTGCTCGGCGGGGCGTCGCCACTCCAGGCCGGGGTGGTGCAGCTGTTCGTCCTGGTGGGCCTGATGGCGGTGCAGACGATCGCGGTGGCGCTGGTGCTGGAGCTGGTCGCGCGAGGGCTGCTGCACAGGGACCCGCGCCCGCCTCGTACGCCGCGCGCATCACGTAGCCTGTCAGGAGCGGAAGGGGAGTAG
- a CDS encoding HNH endonuclease family protein produces the protein MSGVYARRMSRATVLAASAALACATTLLTAPAASAAPPTPVSAATARTYLAQMTVKAEGSSSGYDRDKFPHWITQSGSCNTRETVLKRDGSNVVTNSSCAATSGSWYSPYDGATWTAASDVDIDHVVPLSEAWRSGASSWSTSSRQAFANDLTRPQLIAVTDNVNQEKGDKDPAEWMPSRSSYQCTYARMWVHVKYHWKLSVDSAEKSALQSILSYC, from the coding sequence ATGTCTGGTGTCTACGCGCGTCGCATGTCACGTGCCACCGTGCTCGCCGCATCCGCCGCCCTCGCCTGCGCCACCACGCTGCTGACCGCCCCCGCGGCCAGCGCCGCCCCGCCCACCCCGGTCAGCGCCGCCACGGCAAGGACGTACCTGGCCCAGATGACGGTCAAGGCCGAAGGCTCCTCCAGCGGCTACGACCGCGACAAGTTCCCGCATTGGATCACCCAGTCAGGCTCCTGCAACACCCGCGAGACCGTCCTCAAGCGCGACGGCTCCAACGTCGTCACCAACTCCAGCTGCGCCGCGACCAGCGGCAGCTGGTACTCCCCCTACGACGGCGCGACCTGGACCGCCGCGTCGGACGTGGACATCGACCACGTGGTGCCGCTGTCCGAGGCCTGGAGGTCCGGCGCGAGCTCCTGGAGCACTTCGTCGCGGCAGGCGTTCGCCAACGACCTCACCCGCCCGCAGCTCATAGCCGTCACCGACAACGTGAACCAGGAGAAGGGCGACAAGGACCCGGCGGAGTGGATGCCGTCGCGGTCCTCGTACCAGTGCACCTACGCCCGGATGTGGGTGCATGTGAAGTACCACTGGAAGCTGTCGGTGGACTCCGCCGAGAAGTCCGCGCTGCAGTCGATCCTCAGCTACTGCTGA